One window of Desulfarculus baarsii DSM 2075 genomic DNA carries:
- a CDS encoding IscA/HesB family protein, with the protein MVQVTPSASKAVRDFMQEKNLVSPLRVFLNQSSCCGPSLGLRVDEETLETDDQVVVDGQTYLIDKGLGVMTGGVTLDFIDDNGQQGFTLTTARPMGGGSCDCSSGSCGSGGCC; encoded by the coding sequence ATGGTGCAGGTAACCCCCAGCGCGAGCAAGGCAGTTCGCGACTTCATGCAGGAGAAGAACCTGGTTTCTCCCCTGCGCGTGTTCTTGAACCAAAGCTCCTGCTGCGGGCCTTCGCTGGGCCTGCGGGTCGACGAGGAGACGCTGGAAACCGACGACCAGGTGGTGGTCGACGGCCAGACTTATCTGATCGACAAGGGCTTGGGCGTGATGACCGGGGGCGTGACCCTGGATTTCATCGACGACAACGGCCAGCAGGGCTTTACGCTGACCACCGCCCGGCCCATGGGCGGCGGAAGTTGCGATTGCAGCTCGGGCTCTTGCGGCAGCGGCGGCTGCTGCTAG
- a CDS encoding IscA/HesB family protein — protein MVEVTESASKAIKAFMSERSLASPLRVYLQSGGUGGPSLRLVLDEPKDTDDSYDIDGLTYLIDKDLAQKSGDVKVDFVDNGWQQGFMVSSAMPLDGGGGCSGGCDSGGSCSC, from the coding sequence ATGGTTGAAGTGACCGAGAGCGCCAGCAAGGCCATCAAGGCCTTCATGAGCGAGCGCAGTCTGGCGTCGCCGTTGCGGGTTTACCTGCAATCTGGCGGCTGAGGCGGGCCGTCGCTGCGATTGGTTCTGGACGAACCAAAAGACACTGACGACAGCTACGACATCGACGGTTTGACTTATCTGATCGACAAGGATTTGGCGCAAAAGAGCGGCGACGTGAAGGTGGATTTCGTCGACAACGGCTGGCAGCAAGGCTTCATGGTCAGCTCGGCGATGCCCCTGGACGGCGGCGGCGGATGCTCCGGCGGATGTGATTCGGGCGGGAGCTGCTCTTGCTGA
- a CDS encoding 50S ribosomal protein L11 methyltransferase, whose translation MSDNAWVEVRLSCPDSQQARRFARRLKRGGARHLLQKGLELWSVWPDDQASRQALAWLGELDPPASLRAFRAVDALAAWSAPQARPMGPGLALAGADSGLRAGPGLLIIDALTAFGAGDHPSTALNLELLCRLLSGQFGPPPPAGVWAADIGAGTGVLALAMALVGGLSVLAVDPEPAARRACLRNIALNPLAGGRVHFVQARGDAVGGRFAVVAANLPTGLLLAIGDQIAALVADGGFVALSGFRDEAVESIAQIFTSAGLKPIATPSRHGWSGLLLSRQ comes from the coding sequence ATGTCCGATAACGCTTGGGTGGAAGTGCGGCTGAGTTGCCCCGACAGCCAGCAGGCCAGGCGCTTCGCGCGGCGCTTGAAACGCGGCGGCGCGCGGCATTTGCTCCAAAAGGGTTTGGAGCTGTGGTCCGTCTGGCCCGACGATCAAGCCAGCCGTCAGGCCCTGGCCTGGCTGGGCGAGTTGGACCCGCCGGCCAGCCTGCGCGCCTTTCGCGCCGTCGACGCGCTGGCCGCCTGGTCCGCGCCGCAAGCCCGGCCCATGGGCCCGGGCCTGGCCCTGGCCGGGGCCGACAGCGGCCTGCGCGCCGGTCCGGGGCTTTTGATCATCGACGCCCTGACCGCCTTTGGCGCTGGCGATCATCCCAGCACGGCGCTCAACCTGGAGCTTTTGTGCCGACTGCTGTCCGGCCAGTTCGGCCCGCCGCCGCCGGCCGGTGTTTGGGCCGCCGACATCGGCGCGGGCACGGGCGTGTTGGCCCTGGCCATGGCCCTGGTGGGGGGCCTGAGCGTATTGGCCGTCGATCCCGAGCCGGCCGCGCGCCGGGCCTGTCTGCGCAACATCGCCCTCAACCCGTTGGCTGGCGGCCGGGTTCATTTCGTGCAGGCCCGTGGCGACGCCGTGGGCGGCCGCTTCGCCGTGGTGGCGGCCAACCTGCCCACGGGGCTGCTGCTGGCCATCGGCGACCAGATCGCCGCGTTGGTCGCCGACGGCGGCTTCGTGGCCCTCAGCGGTTTTCGCGACGAAGCCGTCGAAAGCATTGCCCAAATTTTCACATCGGCCGGCCTGAAGCCCATCGCCACGCCAAGCCGTCACGGCTGGTCCGGGCTTTTGTTGTCACGACAGTGA